A section of the Amycolatopsis sp. AA4 genome encodes:
- a CDS encoding IS110 family transposase, translating into MTSGIRVFLGLDVGKGEHHAVGLDPDGKRLHDAPLPNSEPKLRALFDKLAGHGRLLVVVDQPATIGALPVAIARAAGHQVAYLPGLAMRRIADLYPGRAKTDARDAFVIADAARSLPHTLRQVDLGDDALAELDVLVGFDDDLAAEATRLSNRVRGLLTGIHPALERAIGPKIAHPAVLEILSRCGGPAGIRKAGRRKLTAIAIAHAPRMGDNLVAAIMTALDEQTVTVPGTTAADTVLPRLADSLKTVLQQRKAVAGQVEGILDAHPLAGVLTSMPGIGVRTSARILLEIGDASGFASSAHLAAYAGIAPVTRASGTSIKGEHPARTGNRKLKRAFFLAAFAALSDPTSRHYYDKKRAEGKKHNAALICLARRRCDVLHAMLRNNTHYRHPEPASAPAAA; encoded by the coding sequence ATGACCAGCGGTATCAGGGTTTTTCTGGGCTTGGACGTGGGCAAGGGCGAGCATCACGCGGTGGGGCTGGACCCGGACGGCAAGCGGCTGCACGACGCTCCGCTGCCCAACAGCGAACCGAAACTGCGGGCGTTGTTCGACAAACTCGCCGGCCACGGGCGGCTGCTGGTCGTGGTCGACCAGCCCGCCACCATCGGAGCCCTGCCGGTCGCGATCGCCCGCGCAGCCGGGCACCAGGTGGCCTACCTGCCCGGCCTGGCGATGCGCCGCATCGCCGATCTCTACCCCGGCCGGGCGAAAACCGACGCCCGCGACGCGTTCGTCATCGCCGACGCCGCCCGCTCGCTCCCGCACACCCTGCGCCAGGTCGACCTCGGCGACGACGCCCTGGCCGAACTCGACGTGCTGGTCGGGTTCGACGACGACCTCGCCGCCGAAGCGACCCGTCTGTCCAACCGCGTCCGCGGCCTGCTCACCGGCATCCACCCCGCACTCGAACGCGCCATCGGCCCGAAAATCGCTCACCCGGCGGTGCTGGAGATCCTCTCCCGCTGCGGCGGGCCCGCCGGAATCCGCAAAGCCGGACGCCGCAAACTCACCGCGATCGCCATCGCGCACGCGCCCCGCATGGGCGACAACCTCGTCGCGGCGATCATGACCGCGCTGGACGAGCAGACCGTCACCGTCCCCGGCACCACAGCCGCCGACACCGTCCTGCCCCGGCTCGCCGACAGCCTGAAAACCGTGCTCCAGCAACGCAAAGCCGTCGCCGGACAAGTCGAGGGGATACTCGATGCGCACCCTCTTGCCGGGGTCCTGACGTCGATGCCCGGCATCGGAGTCAGGACCAGCGCGCGCATCCTGCTCGAGATCGGCGACGCCTCCGGGTTCGCGTCCTCGGCGCATCTCGCGGCCTACGCCGGGATCGCCCCGGTCACCCGAGCTTCCGGCACCAGCATCAAAGGCGAGCACCCCGCCCGCACCGGCAACCGCAAACTCAAACGCGCGTTCTTCCTCGCCGCCTTCGCCGCCCTGTCCGACCCCACCAGCAGGCACTACTACGACAAAAAGAGAGCCGAGGGCAAGAAACACAACGCCGCCCTCATCTGCCTGGCCCGACGACGCTGCGACGTCCTCCACGCCATGCTCCGCAACAACACCCACTACCGACACCCCGAACCCGCGAGCGCCCCTGCAGCGGCTTGA